The following coding sequences lie in one Treponema sp. OMZ 790 genomic window:
- the lgt gene encoding prolipoprotein diacylglyceryl transferase, which translates to MLLAIQYPSWLHPEIIPGLPFLRWYGLMYLVAFGIAYFLFSYQVKKGEFEKYSGSEKAMTQDDIADLFIWGILGLILGARIFGTLVYNPETYLKAPWLIFWPFARDGEGRLIFTGLQGMSYHGGFIGGFLGVVLWAKKYKFKFAAVADLMAVSIPLGYTFGRLGNFANGELYGRITTSKIGMIFPQAPFFDRFYLSESWVRDFAEKAGIAVQEGAAMINLPRHPSQLYEALFEGIVLWLILWLLRKKKPFNGFLVCVYTLGYGFFRFFIEYFRQPDANKGYPISLGTGSANIYVYESWKNISTGQILCALMILGSLAATLILYLQDKKKEKK; encoded by the coding sequence TGGTACGGTCTTATGTACCTTGTTGCCTTTGGAATTGCTTATTTTTTGTTCTCTTATCAGGTAAAAAAAGGAGAATTTGAAAAGTATTCCGGCAGTGAAAAAGCTATGACTCAAGATGATATTGCCGATCTTTTTATCTGGGGAATTTTAGGCCTTATTTTAGGGGCTAGAATTTTCGGAACCCTTGTTTATAATCCCGAAACCTATTTAAAAGCTCCTTGGCTCATATTTTGGCCTTTTGCAAGGGATGGGGAAGGCCGCTTGATTTTTACGGGTCTTCAAGGTATGTCCTATCACGGCGGCTTTATAGGCGGTTTTTTAGGGGTTGTGCTCTGGGCAAAAAAATATAAATTTAAATTTGCCGCTGTAGCAGACCTTATGGCTGTCTCTATACCTCTTGGTTATACCTTCGGACGTTTAGGTAACTTCGCAAACGGAGAACTTTACGGGAGAATAACTACCTCTAAAATAGGCATGATTTTCCCGCAAGCACCGTTTTTTGACCGTTTTTATTTGAGTGAAAGCTGGGTAAGGGATTTTGCCGAAAAAGCCGGTATCGCCGTACAGGAAGGCGCTGCCATGATAAATCTTCCCCGTCATCCGAGTCAGCTCTATGAGGCCTTGTTTGAAGGAATTGTGCTTTGGCTTATCTTATGGCTTCTTCGCAAAAAAAAGCCATTTAACGGTTTTTTGGTTTGTGTCTATACCTTGGGCTACGGTTTTTTTAGATTTTTTATAGAGTACTTCCGCCAGCCTGATGCAAACAAGGGATATCCCATATCCTTGGGAACCGGATCTGCAAATATTTATGTTTACGAATCATGGAAAAACATATCGACAGGACAGATTTTATGCGCCCTAATGATTTTAGGTTCTCTTGCTGCGACGCTTATTCTTTATTTGCAAGACAAAAAAAAGGAAAAAAAATGA